From the Streptomyces syringium genome, one window contains:
- a CDS encoding DUF3000 domain-containing protein, which produces MAAAQGHLSDGPDDAGGEGSPSVFRQAVAGLQGVRLRPEIELDATPPPQRLAPFSYALEAAVVVDDEELADGRLILLHDPAGHDAWGGTFRMVTLVHADLEPEMAADPLLPEVCWSWLTGALEARRVPYGAPSGTVTRAGSHYFGGLAEREPSTRIEIRASWSPTDTSGPGGVPQAPDTAAHLAAWCDLLCQIAGLPPGGPPDAGVVTLPQRRGPQSR; this is translated from the coding sequence ATGGCTGCGGCGCAGGGACACCTCTCGGACGGTCCGGACGACGCGGGCGGGGAGGGCTCCCCGTCCGTCTTCCGGCAGGCGGTCGCCGGGCTGCAAGGAGTGCGCCTGCGGCCGGAGATCGAACTCGACGCCACCCCGCCGCCCCAGCGGCTGGCCCCCTTCTCGTACGCGCTGGAGGCGGCCGTCGTCGTGGACGACGAGGAGCTGGCGGACGGGCGGCTGATCCTGCTGCACGATCCGGCGGGGCACGACGCCTGGGGCGGTACGTTCCGGATGGTGACGCTCGTGCACGCCGATCTGGAGCCGGAGATGGCCGCGGACCCGCTGCTGCCGGAGGTCTGCTGGTCCTGGCTGACGGGCGCGCTGGAGGCCCGCCGGGTGCCGTACGGCGCGCCGAGCGGCACGGTGACCCGGGCCGGGTCGCACTACTTCGGCGGGCTCGCGGAGCGGGAGCCGTCGACGCGGATCGAGATCCGGGCGTCGTGGTCGCCGACGGACACCAGCGGCCCGGGGGGCGTGCCGCAGGCGCCGGACACCGCGGCGCACCTCGCGGCCTGGTGCGATCTGCTCTGTCAGATCGCGGGACTGCCGCCGGGCGGGCCGCCGGACGCGGGGGTCGTGACGCTTCCGCAGCGGCGCGGTCCGCAGAGTCGTTGA
- the hemE gene encoding uroporphyrinogen decarboxylase, with amino-acid sequence MSERSQLQTGRTAAHDSAFLRACRREPVPHTPVWFMRQAGRSLPEYRKVREGTAMLESCMRPDLVTEITLQPVRRHNVDAAIFFSDIVVPLKAIGIDLDIKPGVGPVVAQPIRSRADLDRLRPLDADDVPYVTEAIGMLTAELGTTPLIGFAGAPFTLASYLVEGGPSRNHEHTKALMYGDPELWADLLDRLADITAAFLKVQIEAGASAVQLFDSWVGALAPADYRRSVMPASAKVFDAVAGYGVPRIHFGVGTGELLGLMGEAGADVVGVDWRIPMDEAARRVGPGKALQGNLDPAVLFAGHEAVETKAREVLDAAEKLEGHVFNLGHGVLPTTDPDALTRLVAYVHEQTAR; translated from the coding sequence ATGAGTGAGCGCAGCCAGCTTCAGACCGGCCGCACCGCGGCGCACGACTCGGCGTTCCTGCGGGCGTGCCGACGCGAACCCGTACCCCATACCCCGGTCTGGTTCATGCGGCAGGCGGGACGCTCCCTTCCCGAGTACCGCAAGGTCCGTGAGGGCACCGCCATGCTGGAGTCCTGCATGCGCCCCGACCTCGTCACCGAGATCACCCTCCAGCCCGTGCGCCGCCACAACGTCGACGCCGCGATCTTCTTCAGCGACATCGTCGTCCCGCTCAAGGCCATCGGCATCGACCTCGACATCAAGCCCGGCGTCGGCCCGGTCGTGGCCCAGCCGATCCGCAGCCGCGCCGACCTCGACCGGCTGCGCCCGCTCGACGCGGACGACGTGCCGTACGTGACCGAGGCCATCGGCATGCTCACCGCCGAGCTGGGCACCACCCCGCTCATCGGCTTCGCCGGCGCCCCCTTCACCCTGGCCAGCTACCTCGTCGAGGGCGGCCCGTCGCGCAACCACGAGCACACCAAGGCGCTCATGTACGGCGACCCGGAGCTGTGGGCCGACCTCCTCGACCGCCTCGCGGACATCACCGCCGCCTTCCTGAAGGTGCAGATCGAGGCGGGCGCCTCGGCCGTGCAGCTCTTCGACTCCTGGGTCGGCGCCCTGGCCCCGGCCGACTACCGCCGCTCCGTCATGCCCGCCTCGGCCAAGGTCTTCGACGCCGTCGCCGGCTACGGCGTGCCGCGCATCCACTTCGGCGTCGGCACGGGCGAGCTGCTCGGCCTCATGGGCGAGGCCGGTGCGGACGTCGTCGGCGTCGACTGGCGCATCCCCATGGACGAGGCCGCGCGCCGCGTCGGCCCCGGCAAGGCGCTCCAGGGCAACCTCGACCCGGCCGTCCTCTTCGCCGGCCACGAGGCCGTCGAGACCAAGGCCCGCGAGGTCCTGGACGCGGCGGAGAAGCTGGAGGGCCACGTCTTCAACCTCGGCCACGGCGTGCTGCCCACCACCGACCCGGACGCGCTGACCCGCCTGGTCGCCTACGTCCACGAGCAGACGGCCCGCTAG
- a CDS encoding FAD-dependent oxidoreductase, with product MAATRLVIVGGDAAGMSAASQARRLKGPDELEITAFERGHFTSYSACGIPYWAGGVVDGPDALIARAPEEHRRRGIDLRTRTEVTELDVAGQRVRARDLESGTERWHGYDRLVLATGARPVRPPIEGIDARGVYGVQTLDDGRALIDGLAKLDPAGPRRAVVIGAGYIGVEMAEALSLRGFEVTVIERAEQPMATLDPDMGALVREAMSGMGIEVVTGTEVTSIVTGPAGPDAPDGAVTAVVAGERRFPAEVVVLGLGVRPETSLAEAAGLPLGESGGLLTDQAMRVRGHGNIWAGGDCVEVWDLVAGRTRHIALGTHANKHGQVIGSNIGGGYATFPGVVGTAVSKVCDLEIARTGLLEAQATAAGLQFVTVTVESTSRAGYYPGARPMTVKMLAERRTGRLLGVQIVGREGAAKRVDVAAVALTARMTVEQMTALDLGYAPPFSPVWDPVLVAARKAAAACLRQ from the coding sequence ATGGCGGCGACGCGACTGGTGATCGTCGGAGGGGACGCGGCGGGCATGTCCGCGGCCTCGCAGGCGCGCAGGCTCAAGGGCCCGGACGAACTGGAGATCACGGCGTTCGAGCGGGGGCACTTCACCTCGTACTCGGCGTGCGGCATCCCCTACTGGGCGGGTGGTGTGGTCGACGGGCCGGACGCGCTCATCGCCCGCGCCCCCGAGGAGCACCGCCGGCGCGGCATCGATCTGCGGACGCGTACGGAGGTGACGGAGCTGGACGTGGCCGGGCAGCGGGTGCGGGCGCGTGATCTGGAATCGGGCACGGAGCGCTGGCACGGCTACGACCGGCTGGTTCTGGCCACGGGCGCCCGCCCGGTCCGGCCGCCGATCGAGGGCATCGACGCGCGCGGGGTGTACGGGGTGCAGACCCTGGACGACGGCCGGGCACTGATCGACGGGCTGGCGAAGCTCGACCCGGCGGGCCCGCGCCGCGCGGTCGTGATCGGCGCCGGGTACATCGGGGTGGAGATGGCGGAGGCGCTCAGTCTGCGCGGCTTCGAGGTGACGGTCATCGAGCGTGCCGAGCAGCCGATGGCCACGCTGGATCCGGACATGGGCGCCCTGGTCCGGGAGGCGATGTCCGGCATGGGCATCGAGGTGGTGACGGGGACCGAGGTCACCTCGATCGTCACCGGCCCGGCAGGCCCCGACGCCCCGGACGGTGCGGTCACGGCGGTCGTCGCCGGGGAGCGGCGGTTCCCGGCCGAGGTGGTGGTGCTGGGGCTGGGGGTACGCCCCGAGACATCGCTGGCCGAGGCGGCGGGGCTGCCGCTCGGCGAGTCGGGCGGACTGCTGACGGATCAGGCGATGCGGGTGCGCGGCCACGGGAACATCTGGGCCGGAGGCGACTGCGTGGAGGTCTGGGACCTGGTGGCCGGCCGTACCCGGCACATCGCGCTGGGCACGCACGCCAACAAGCACGGTCAGGTGATCGGCTCGAACATCGGCGGCGGCTACGCCACGTTCCCGGGCGTGGTCGGCACGGCCGTGAGCAAGGTGTGCGACCTGGAGATCGCCCGTACGGGCCTGCTGGAGGCCCAGGCCACGGCGGCGGGGCTGCAGTTCGTGACCGTCACCGTGGAGTCGACGAGCCGCGCCGGGTACTACCCGGGCGCGCGCCCGATGACGGTGAAGATGCTCGCCGAGCGCCGCACGGGCAGGCTGCTCGGCGTCCAGATCGTCGGCCGGGAGGGCGCGGCCAAGCGGGTGGACGTCGCGGCGGTGGCCCTGACGGCCCGTATGACGGTGGAGCAGATGACGGCGCTGGACCTGGGCTACGCCCCGCCGTTCTCCCCGGTGTGGGACCCGGTTCTCGTCGCGGCGCGCAAGGCCGCCGCGGCCTGCCTGCGGCAGTGA
- the pcaG gene encoding protocatechuate 3,4-dioxygenase subunit alpha gives MSLPATPAQTIGPFHGTALPFPGGGEAAPVGHPDTITVHGCVRDGDGAPVPEALLEFWQAAPDGSLVGAPGSLRRDGAVFTGFARVVTREDGHYALRTLPPGEAPYLAVCLLAPGLTRHLFTRVYLAFPEHDPLIDALPPARRATLLATPEAGGHRTYRFDIRLRGGAETVFLAFPGRGGRPGPP, from the coding sequence ATGTCCCTGCCCGCCACCCCCGCGCAGACCATCGGCCCCTTCCACGGCACCGCCCTGCCCTTCCCCGGCGGCGGGGAGGCGGCCCCCGTCGGACACCCGGACACGATCACCGTGCACGGCTGCGTCCGCGACGGCGACGGGGCACCCGTGCCGGAGGCGCTGCTGGAGTTCTGGCAGGCCGCCCCGGACGGTTCGCTCGTGGGCGCGCCCGGCAGTCTGCGGCGCGACGGTGCCGTCTTCACGGGTTTCGCGCGGGTCGTCACCCGCGAAGACGGCCATTACGCGCTGCGCACCCTGCCGCCCGGCGAGGCGCCCTATCTCGCGGTGTGTCTCCTCGCACCGGGCCTGACGCGTCATCTGTTCACCCGTGTCTACCTGGCCTTCCCCGAGCACGACCCGCTGATCGACGCCCTGCCGCCCGCCCGGCGCGCCACGTTGCTGGCCACGCCGGAGGCGGGTGGCCACCGCACGTACCGCTTCGACATCCGGCTCCGGGGCGGCGCCGAAACGGTCTTCCTCGCTTTCCCCGGCCGGGGCGGACGGCCCGGTCCCCCGTAG
- the pcaH gene encoding protocatechuate 3,4-dioxygenase subunit beta, translating to MATTEPLAQGTGRDVEDVTEDFAEDCAGIAAGEAAGSVPPYRGRPERHPRQRPVPLVLDPDAVELRAPVFGAADVSPLDADLTTGHHGEPLGERITVGGRVLDGRGRPVRGQLVELWQANAAGRYVHRMDRHAAPLDANFTGAGRCLTDDDGRYRFTTIRPGAYPDVTRHNAWRPSHLHFSLFGTAFTQRLVTQMYFPGDPLLPYDSIWTSVRDATARRRLVAAYDPGLNEPGLSLGYRWDVVLDGPAATWAEEGR from the coding sequence ATGGCAACCACCGAACCGTTAGCCCAGGGCACCGGCCGTGACGTCGAGGACGTGACCGAGGACTTCGCTGAGGACTGCGCCGGGATCGCGGCCGGCGAGGCGGCGGGCTCCGTCCCGCCGTACCGCGGCCGTCCCGAGCGGCACCCCCGGCAGCGGCCCGTCCCGCTCGTCCTCGATCCCGACGCCGTCGAACTGCGCGCGCCCGTCTTCGGCGCGGCCGATGTGAGCCCGCTCGACGCCGATCTGACGACCGGGCACCACGGGGAGCCGCTGGGTGAGCGGATCACCGTCGGCGGACGGGTCCTGGACGGCCGGGGGCGCCCGGTGCGCGGCCAGTTGGTGGAGCTGTGGCAGGCCAACGCCGCCGGCCGCTATGTGCACCGGATGGACCGGCACGCCGCGCCGCTCGATGCGAACTTCACGGGTGCGGGCCGGTGCCTCACCGACGACGACGGCCGCTACCGCTTCACCACCATCCGGCCCGGCGCCTATCCCGACGTCACCCGTCACAACGCCTGGCGCCCCTCCCATCTGCATTTCTCCCTCTTCGGTACCGCGTTCACCCAGCGTCTGGTCACCCAGATGTACTTCCCCGGGGACCCGCTGCTGCCCTACGACTCGATCTGGACCTCCGTCCGCGACGCGACCGCCCGCCGGCGTCTGGTCGCCGCCTACGACCCCGGGCTGAACGAACCCGGGCTGTCCCTGGGCTACCGCTGGGACGTCGTCCTGGACGGGCCGGCCGCCACCTGGGCCGAGGAGGGCCGCTGA
- a CDS encoding thiolase family protein, with protein MNDRIRDVYIVDAVRTPVGKYGGALAAVRPDDLAAHVVRALVQRAPGLDPARIDDVVLGNANGAGEENRNVARMAVLLAGLPVTVPGATVNRLCASGLEAVVQAYRAIALGDASVVIAGGVESMSRAPWVLPKPERAFPAGDQRMYSTTLGWRMTNPAMEPRWTTSLGEGAELIADRHGITREQQDAFALASHEKAARAWKEGAYDAEVVPLPGVGLPRDETIRDATSPEALARLKPVFRTEGGTVTAGNSSPLNDGAAALLLVDEEGLRLTGREPLARVRASAVTGIEPDLFGLGPVEAVRRALAKAGRGFGDVTHFELNEAFAAQALGCFAEWPELDPGVVNARGGAIAIGHPLGCSGARLAGSVAHQLAAAGSGTGLAALCIGVGQGQALVLER; from the coding sequence ATGAACGACCGCATCCGCGACGTCTACATCGTCGACGCCGTCCGCACCCCCGTCGGCAAGTACGGCGGCGCCCTCGCCGCCGTCCGCCCCGACGACCTCGCCGCACACGTCGTCCGGGCCCTCGTCCAGCGGGCTCCCGGCCTCGATCCGGCCAGGATCGACGACGTCGTCCTCGGCAACGCCAACGGCGCCGGGGAGGAGAACCGCAACGTCGCGCGGATGGCCGTGCTGCTCGCGGGGCTGCCGGTGACCGTGCCCGGCGCGACCGTCAACCGGCTGTGCGCCTCCGGTCTGGAGGCGGTCGTGCAGGCGTACCGCGCCATCGCCCTCGGCGACGCGTCGGTGGTGATCGCGGGCGGCGTCGAGTCGATGAGCCGCGCCCCCTGGGTGCTGCCCAAGCCCGAGCGGGCCTTCCCGGCCGGCGACCAGCGGATGTACTCGACCACCCTCGGCTGGCGGATGACCAACCCGGCCATGGAGCCGCGGTGGACGACCTCGCTCGGGGAGGGTGCCGAACTGATCGCGGACCGGCACGGCATCACCCGGGAGCAGCAGGACGCGTTCGCGCTCGCCAGTCACGAGAAGGCGGCGCGGGCGTGGAAGGAGGGCGCGTACGACGCCGAGGTGGTGCCGCTGCCCGGCGTCGGACTGCCGCGGGACGAGACCATCCGCGATGCCACCTCCCCCGAGGCGCTGGCGCGGCTGAAGCCGGTCTTCCGTACGGAGGGCGGGACGGTCACCGCGGGCAACTCCTCGCCGCTGAACGACGGTGCCGCCGCGCTGCTGCTCGTGGACGAGGAGGGGCTGCGGCTGACCGGCCGTGAGCCGCTGGCCCGGGTACGGGCCTCGGCCGTCACGGGCATCGAGCCGGATCTGTTCGGCCTCGGTCCCGTCGAGGCGGTACGGCGGGCGCTGGCCAAGGCGGGCCGTGGCTTCGGCGACGTGACCCACTTCGAGCTCAATGAGGCCTTCGCCGCCCAGGCGTTGGGCTGCTTCGCGGAATGGCCGGAACTGGACCCCGGTGTCGTCAACGCCCGGGGCGGCGCGATCGCGATCGGCCACCCGCTGGGCTGCTCCGGCGCCCGGCTGGCGGGGTCGGTCGCCCACCAGCTGGCGGCGGCGGGCTCCGGCACGGGGCTGGCGGCGCTGTGCATCGGTGTCGGGCAGGGGCAGGCGCTGGTCCTCGAACGCTGA